Proteins from one Cicer arietinum cultivar CDC Frontier isolate Library 1 chromosome 3, Cicar.CDCFrontier_v2.0, whole genome shotgun sequence genomic window:
- the LOC101503819 gene encoding calcium-transporting ATPase 4, endoplasmic reticulum-type-like, producing MGRGGQDYGRKENTSSDNSDRGIFKAWSKDVRECEEHFKVSVKSGLSHDEVENRRKIYGSNELEKHDGQSIWKLVLEQFNDTLVRILLAAAIISFILAWYDGEEGGEMEITAFVEPLVIFLILIVNAIVGVWQESNAEKALEALKEIQSEHASVIRNNERIPTLPAKDLVPGDIVELKVGDKVPADMRVVELISSTLRLEQGSLTGESEAVNKTNKPVAEDTDIQGKKCIVFAGTTVVNGHCFCLVTQTGMETEIGKVHNQIHEASQSEDDTPLKKKLNEFGERLTMMIGLICILVWLINVKYFLTWDYVDGWPTNFKFSFEKCTYYFEIAVALAVAAIPEGLPAVITTCLALGTRKMAQKNALVRKLPSVETLGCTTVICSDKTGTLTTNQMAVSKLVAIGPNADALRAFKVEGTTYNPLDGQIENWQAGRLDANLQMIAKIAAVCNDAGVSQSEHKFVAHGMPTEAALKVLVEKMGLPEGSKDVQSGSKSTILRCCEWWNQHDRRVATLEFDRDRKSMGVIVNSGEGKPSLLVKGAVENVLDRSSKIQLRDGSIVKLDNNAKNLILQALHEMSTSALRCLGFAYKDELANFENYNGNEDHPGHQLLLDPSNYSSIEKELIFVGLVGLRDPPREEVYQAIEDCRAAGIRVMVITGDNKNTAEAICREIGVFTPNEDISSKSLTGKDFMELRDKKAFLRQSGGLLFSRAEPRHKQDIVRLLKEEGEVVAMTGDGVNDAPALKLADIGIAMGIAGTEVAKEAADMVLADDNFSSIVAAVGEGRSIYNNMKAFIRYMISSNIGEVACIFLTAALGIPEGLIPVQLLWVNLVTDGPPATALGFNPPDKDIMKKPPRRSDDSLINLWILFRYLVIGIYVGLATVGVFIIWYTHDSFLGIDLSGDGHTLVTYSQLANWGQCSSWKNFTASPFTAGARVISFDANPCDYFQTGKVKAMTLSLSVLVAIEMFNSLNALSEDGSLLTMPPWVNPWLLLAMSVSFGLHFIILYVPFLAQVFGIVPLSFNEWLLVLAVALPVILIDEILKFVGRCTSGSARRSKQKSE from the exons ATGGGGAGAGGAGGCCAAGATTATGGGAGAAAAGAGAACACGAGTTCTGATAATTCGGACCGTGGAATCTTCAAAGCGTGGTCGAAAGATGTGCGTGAATGTGAAGAACACTTCAAGGTTAGTGTGAAATCAGGGTTGAGTCATGACGAGGTTGAGAATCGGCGTAAGATCTATGGTTCCAATGAATTGGAGAAGCACGATGGTCAATCCATTTGGAAATTGGTTCTGGAACAGTTTAACGATACCTTGGTTCGTATTCTTCTCGCCGCGGCGATCATATCCTTTATTTTGGCTTGGTACGACGGTGAAGAAGGCGGCGAGATGGAGATTACGGCTTTCGTGGAGCCTCTGGTGATATTCCTTATATTGATTGTGAACGCGATTGTTGGTGTTTGGCAAGAGAGTAATGCAGAGAAGGCACTTGAGGCTTTGAAAGAGATTCAATCAGAGCATGCTTCGGTGATTCGGAATAACGAGAGAATCCCTACTTTGCCGGCTAAGGATCTTGTCCCTGGTGATATTGTGGAGCTTAAGGTTGGTGATAAGGTGCCTGCAGATATGCGGGTTGTGGAATTGATAAGCTCCACTTTGAGATTGGAACAGGGTTCTTTGACTGGAGAGAGTGAAGCAGTTAATAAGACTAATAAACCTGTTGCTGAGGATACTGATATTCAAGGCAAGAAGTGTATTGTTTTCGCAGGGACCACTGTTGTTAATGGCCATTGCTTTTGCTTGGTTACTCAGACTGGCATGGAGACTGAGATTGGGAAGGTGCATAACCAGATACACGAGGCTTCACAGAGTGAGGATGATACCCCTTTGAAGAAGAAGCTCAATGAATTCGGAGAAAGGTTGACGATGATGATTGGACTCATTTGTATTTTGGTTTGGCTCATCAATGTTAAGTATTTCCTTACATGGGACTATGTTGATGGGTGGCCTACAAACTTCAAGTTTTCATTTGAGAAGTGTACTTATTACTTTGAGATTGCTGTGGCATTGGCTGTGGCTGCTATTCCCGAGGGATTGCCTGCCGTCATCACGACTTGTCTCGCACTTGGTACTCGCAAAATGGCCCAGAAGAATGCTTTGGTTCGGAAGCTACCCAGTGTGGAAACTCTGGGTTGTACAACTGTGATTTGTTCTGATAAAACTGGTACATTAACTACCAACCAGATGGCTGTTTCAAAACTAGTAGCTATTGGCCCTAATGCAGACGCACTGCGAGCTTTTAAGGTGGAAGGAACTACGTATAATCCGTTGGATGGTCAAATAGAGAACTGGCAAGCTGGTCGATTGGATGCTAATCTTCAGATGATAGCAAAAATTGCTGCTGTTTGTAATGATGCCGGAGTATCACAGTCAGAGCATAAGTTTGTTGCCCACGGGATGCCCACTGAAGCAGCTTTGAAG GTTTTGGTAGAGAAGATGGGCCTCCCTGAAGGATCCAAGGATGTACAATCAGGAAGCAAAAGTACCATACTCC GTTGTTGTGAATGGTGGAACCAACATGACCGGCGTGTTGCTACTCTCGAGTTTGACCGTGACAGGAAGTCAATGGGTGTTATTGTAAACTCTGGTGAGGGTAAACCATCGCTGCTGGTTAAG GGTGCTGTTGAAAATGTGCTGGATAGAAGCTCTAAAATTCAGTTGCGTGACGGTTCAATTGTGAAACTGGACAATAATGCCAAGAACCTCATATTGCAAGCTCTTCATGAAATGTCCACCAGTGCATTACGTTGTTTGGGATTTGCCTACAAGGATGAGCTCGCTAATTTTGAAAACTACAATGGTAACGAGGATCATCCCGGCCACCAGCTCTTGCTTGACCCGTCCAACTATTCATCAATTGAAAAAGAACTAatttttgttggcttggttgGGTTGAGG GATCCTCCTAGGGAGGAGGTATACCAAGCAATTGAAGACTGCAGAGCAGCTGGAATTCGTGTTATGGTGATAACTGGAGACAACAAAAACACTGCTGAAGCTATATGCCGCGAAATAGGTGTATTTACACCCAATGAAGACATTAGTTCAAAAAGTTTAACTGGTAAAGATTTTATGGAACTCCGTGATAAGAAAGCCTTTCTGAGACAGAGTGGCGGCCTTTTGTTTTCAAGGGCTGAACCTAGACACAAGCAAGATATTGTGAGGCTTCTTAAAGAGGAAGGGGAGGTGGTTGCAATGACGGGAGATGGCGTTAATGATGCACCTGCCTTAAAGCTTGCAGACATTGGTATTGCAATGGGTATCGCAGGGACAGAG GTGGCAAAGGAAGCTGCAGATATGGTGTTAGCAGACGATAATTTTAGTTCAATTGTTGCTGCTGTTGGTGAAGGTAGATCTATCTACAATAACATGAAGGCTTTTATAAG GTACATGATCTCTTCCAATATTGGTGAGGTTGCCTGTATATTTCTTACAGCTGCACTGGGTATTCCTGAAGGACTGATACCTGTCCAGCTTCTGTGGGTCAATCTTGTCACTGATGGACCCCCTGCAACAGCTTTGGGATTTAATCCTCCAGATAAGGATATAATGAAGAAGCCTCCTCGTCGCAGTGATGACTCACTAATTAACTTGTGGATTTTATTCCGCTATCTG GTTATTGGGATTTATGTTGGATTAGCTACTGTTGGTGTCTTCATTATATGGTACACACATGATTCCTTCTTGGGAATTGACCTCAGTGGGGATGGACATACTCTAGTCACTTACTCCCAGCTTGCCAACTGGGGTCAGTGCTCCTCTTGGAAGAACTTCACTGCTTCTCCCTTCACTGCTGGTGCTAGAGTCATCTCTTTTGACGCCAATCCATGTGACTACTTCCAGACTGGTAAAGTGAAAGCTATGACACTGTCCCTCTCTGTGCTGGTAGCAATTGAAATGTTCAACTCTCTCAACGCTCTATCTGAAGATGGAAGCCTTTTGACAATGCCCCCATGGGTGAACCCTTGGCTTCTTTTGGCAATGTCAGTTTCCTTTGGACTGCACTTTATTATCTTGTATGTGCCATTCTTAGCCCAAGTATTTGGCATCGTGCCCCTGAGCTTCAATGAGTGGCTTTTGGTTTTGGCGGTTGCATTGCCTGTCATTCTGATTGAtgagattttgaaatttgtcGGGAGATGTACAAGTGGATCTGCAAGAAGATCAAAGCAAAAATCAGAGTAG
- the LOC101504140 gene encoding ABC transporter G family member 20, with translation MQLQPMNNMLPFFNQSMELVQLPKPLRTRTHLSPTLGELLKRVEDAQNDSTNPQPHHVLDLSSSSSSSTTLPPHPFFLSFSNLTYSVKLHQKMTFSPRFSSNQNSQPTDIPEAETKPNGTKILLNNISGEARDGEVMAVLGASGSGKSTLIDALADRISKDSLKGTITLNGDVLESSLQKVISAYVMQDDLLFPMLTVEETLMFSADFRLPRSLSKSKKKARVQALIDQLGLRSAASTVIGDEGHRGVSGGERRRVSIGTDIIHDPIILFLDEPTSGLDSTSAYMVVKVLQRIAQSGSIVIMSVHQPSYRILGLLDRLIFLSHGQTVYSGSPANLPLFFSEFDHPIPENENRTEFALDLIRELEGTPGGTKSLVEFNKSWQLKNKPVPPLNNGAKLSLKEAISASISRGKLVSGTNGANGNGNGNATDSIATFANPFWIEMAVIGKRSLTNSRRMPELFGIRLGAVLVTGGILATIFYRLDNSPKGVQERLGFFAFAMSTTFYTCAEAIPVFLQERYIFMRETAYNAYRRSSYVLSHSIISLPSLIFLSFAFAITTFWSVGLAGGTSGFLFYFFTILASFWAGSSFVTFLSGVVSHVMLGFTVVVAILAYFLLFSGFFISRNRIPPYWIWFHYLSLVKYPYEGVLQNEFDIQPPRCFVRGIQMFDNTPLGDVPGSLKVELLKSLSSTLGINITSSTCVVTGADILKQQGITQLSKWNCLFITIAWGFFFRFLFYLALLFGSKNKRK, from the coding sequence ATGCAATTGCAACCTATGAACAAcatgcttcctttcttcaaccAATCAATGGAGCTTGTTCAACTCCCCAAGCCACTTAGAACCAGAACCCATCTCTCTCCTACGCTAGGGGAACTCCTCAAACGCGTCGAAGATGCTCAAAACGACAGCACCAATCCTCAACCACATCATGTTCTCGACCTATCctcctcttcctcttcctccACCACCCTTCCACCACAcccttttttcctttctttctcaAACTTAACTTACAGCGTCAAACTCCACCAAAAGATGACTTTCTCCCCACGCTTTTCCTCTAACCAAAATTCCCAACCAACTGATATTCCCGAAGCCGAAACCAAACCAAACGGCACCAAAATTCTCCTAAACAACATATCCGGCGAAGCAAGAGACGGAGAAGTCATGGCAGTTCTTGGTGCAAGCGGCTCCGGCAAATCAACACTCATCGACGCACTCGCTGATAGAATTTCCAAAGACAGCCTCAAAGGAACAATAACTCTAAACGGCGACGTTTTAGAGTCCAGTCTCCAAAAAGTAATTTCAGCTTACGTCATGCAAGACGATCTTCTCTTTCCCATGCTCACCGTCGAAGAAACTCTCATGTTCTCCGCCGACTTCAGACTCCCTCGATCTCTCTCAAAATCAAAGAAGAAAGCACGCGTTCAAGCACTCATCGACCAGCTCGGTCTCCGCTCCGCCGCATCAACCGTAATCGGAGACGAAGGTCACCGCGGCGTCTCCGGCGGAGAACGCCGCCGTGTTTCAATCGGAACAGACATCATCCACGATccaatcattttatttttagacgAACCAACCTCCGGTCTGGACTCGACCAGCGCATACATGGTGGTGAAGGTGTTACAGCGAATTGCTCAAAGCGGAAGCATCGTGATCATGTCCGTTCATCAACCAAGCTACAGAATCCTCGGTTTACTTGACCGTTTAATCTTCCTCTCTCACGGTCAAACCGTCTACAGCGGTTCTCCGGCGAACCTCCCTCTCTTCTTCTCTGAATTCGACCATCCCATACCGGAAAACGAGAACCGCACGGAATTCGCACTTGACCTAATCCGCGAACTCGAAGGAACTCCCGGAGGAACAAAAAGCCTAGTGGAGTTCAACAAATCATGGCAGTTAAAAAACAAACCAGTGCCACCTTTAAATAACGGAGCGAAACTGTCGTTAAAAGAAGCTATAAGCGCGAGTATCTCAAGAGGGAAATTAGTATCAGGAACTAACGGAGCAAACGGAAACGGAAACGGAAACGCAACGGATTCAATTGCCACGTTTGCAAATCCGTTTTGGATTGAAATGGCGGTTATTGGAAAACGGTCTCTAACAAACTCAAGGCGGATGCCTGAATTATTCGGAATCCGTTTAGGTGCAGTTCTTGTAACCGGAGGAATCTTAGCTACAATCTTCTACCGTCTCGACAATTCTCCAAAAGGTGTTCAAGAGCGTTTAGGTTTCTTCGCATTCGCCATGTCAACAACCTTCTACACTTGTGCTGAAGCCATTCCCGTTTTCCTTCAAGAGCGTTACATTTTCATGAGAGAAACCGCCTACAACGCTTACCGTCGTTCCTCCTATGTTCTCTCTCACTCCATTATATCCCTCCCTTCTCTCATCTTCCTCTCCTTCGCCTTCGCCATCACCACTTTCTGGTCTGTCGGACTCGCCGGTGGAACATCCGGTTTTCTCTTTTACTTTTTCACTATCCTAGCTTCCTTCTGGGCAGGAAGCTCCTTTGTGACGTTCCTCTCCGGCGTCGTTTCACATGTGATGCTAGGTTTCACTGTTGTGGTTGCTATTTTGGCTTATTTTCTTCTCTTCAGTGGATTCTTCATAAGCAGGAATAGGATTCCACCATACTGGATATGGTTCCATTATCTATCACTAGTGAAGTATCCTTATGAAGGAGTGCTTCAGAATGAGTTTGATATTCAACCACCGAGGTGCTTTGTGAGGGGGATTCAGATGTTTGATAACACGCCGCTTGGCGATGTACCGGGGAGTTTGAAGGTGGAACTGTTGAAGAGTTTGAGTAGTACGTTGGGGATTAACATAACGAGCTCTACATGTGTTGTTACTGGAGCGGATATACTGAAGCAACAGGGGATTACGCAGCTTAGCAAATGGAACTGCTTGTTTATTACTATTGCTTGGGGATTCTTCTTTCGATTCCTCTTTTACTTGGCTTTGCTATTTGGAAGCAAGAACAAGAGGAAGTAA